A stretch of Telopea speciosissima isolate NSW1024214 ecotype Mountain lineage chromosome 11, Tspe_v1, whole genome shotgun sequence DNA encodes these proteins:
- the LOC122645109 gene encoding uncharacterized protein LOC122645109, with protein MVSGHRPIAIDVAVDHAGNAYVTNPVGNFIWKVEPTGKPSVLSMSAIFSSQHMYTRQPCSLSGLNGIAYVSKSFLLVVQTNTGKLFKVNADDGTVRVVRLTEDLTAADRIAVRNDGVVVVMSKRKAWFLKSKDGWEEAVVYDEIALDVDKLPTSITVREENRTYVLYGRVRKGSLGSMERREFSIEEIIGSGEGKKEDAVGKKNVVWSMTDSNASLCLSLSSHNKGHIYDFDSREERAKFQCSFTQDTYNYA; from the coding sequence ATGGTTTCCGGTCACCGGCCAATAGCTATTGATGTCGCCGTTGACCATGCCGGCAATGCTTACGTCACCAACCCTGTTGGCAACTTCATCTGGAAAGTTGAACCCACCGGAAAACCATCTGTCTTATCTATGTCAGCAATCTTCTCATCTCAACACATGTACACTAGGCAACCCTGCAGCCTTAGTGGCCTCAATGGAATTGCTTACGTCAGCAAGAGCTTCCTATTGGTGGTTCAAACAAACACCGGAAAATTGTTTAAGGTCAATGCTGACGATGGAACTGTGAGGGTGGTGAGGTTGACAGAGGATTTGACAGCGGCTGACCGAATTGCTGTTAGAAATGACGGCGTTGTAGTGGTGATGTCTAAAAGGAAAGCATGGTTCCTGAAGAGCAAAGATGGTTGGGAGGAAGCGGTGGTTTATGATGAAATTGCCCTTGATGTTGATAAGCTCCCAACTTCAATTACTGTTAGAGAGGAGAATAGGACTTATGTGTTATATGGAAGAGTGAggaagggtagtttgggaagcATGGAAAGGCGGGAGTTTAGCATAGAGGAGATTATTGGTTCTGgtgaggggaagaaagaggaTGCTGtgggaaaaaagaatgttgtctgGTCAATGACGGACTCCAACGCCTCTctatgtttatctctctcctcccacaataaGGGGCATATATATGATTTTGATAGTAGGGAGGAGCGAGCTAAGTTCCAGTGCTCCTTTACCCAGGACACGTACAATTACGCCTAA